A genomic region of Prosthecobacter sp. contains the following coding sequences:
- a CDS encoding prolyl oligopeptidase family serine peptidase, with the protein MDSTPLPRRRDFLQTTGMGLLSWPVMQSFFGSTSTALAQTAATAPAAAVPALNRFPRMMQDWLVTEVRAAEQRGNAGRDALKTKADAEAYVKSVQERIRQCFGPLPEKTPLNARVTKTLERDGYRIENIVFESRPNFLVTGNLYLPTNRQGPVPGVIGVCGHSLNGKAAEAYQSFAQGLARQGQACFIIDPAGQGERFQYLNEKLGSRLGGGTSEHNQMGGPQALIGEFLGTWFVWDAMRALDYLLTRKEIDPQHLGVTGNSGGGTQTTWLCGMESRFTMGAPSCFVTTFRRDAENELPQDMEQCPPRVLAHDLDHCDFLAAMAPKPVIIMAQEKDYFDARGSAETYERLKKLYTLLGKPENIQLHIGPDPHGYTQSNREAMYRFFGKVTGIPSAATEPTITVEKDADLLCTPRGQVAEAGSRTLMSFTREKADDLAAKRKHLTGEALQKAVRDVLKLPALADSPPDYRILRSVGARKYPTKAYCTYAVETEPMIHALVTRLSDEALTSRLPRGLSKAVLYISHRSADAELRDDPFVQELIASAPNAAFFACDVRGIGDSQPNTCGANQFLGRYGSHYFYAAYSQMLDRPLLGQRTFDVLRVIQLLAAAGHTEIHLAGQGWGALPAAFAALLSREVKQVTLKHALTSFHELAVHDDQQWPTAFMLPQVLQHFDLPDCYVGLKSRNLRLFEPWGAADGMK; encoded by the coding sequence ATGGACTCCACTCCCCTGCCCCGCCGTCGTGACTTTCTTCAAACCACCGGCATGGGTCTTCTGAGCTGGCCCGTGATGCAGTCGTTTTTCGGCAGCACGAGCACCGCATTGGCCCAAACCGCTGCCACAGCTCCAGCGGCAGCCGTTCCAGCCTTGAACCGCTTCCCGCGCATGATGCAGGACTGGCTCGTCACTGAAGTTCGAGCCGCCGAGCAGCGTGGCAATGCCGGGCGTGATGCTTTGAAGACGAAGGCCGATGCCGAGGCTTATGTGAAGTCGGTGCAAGAGCGCATCCGCCAGTGTTTCGGCCCCCTCCCCGAAAAAACGCCGCTGAACGCCAGGGTGACGAAGACCTTGGAGCGCGATGGCTACCGCATCGAGAACATCGTCTTTGAGAGCCGTCCGAATTTTCTCGTCACGGGCAATCTTTACCTGCCCACCAACCGCCAAGGCCCCGTTCCCGGCGTGATCGGCGTCTGCGGCCACTCGCTCAACGGCAAGGCGGCGGAGGCTTATCAAAGCTTCGCACAGGGACTCGCGCGACAAGGCCAAGCCTGCTTCATCATTGATCCCGCCGGCCAGGGCGAGCGGTTTCAGTATTTGAATGAGAAGCTCGGTTCCCGTCTCGGCGGCGGAACGTCCGAGCACAATCAAATGGGCGGACCGCAGGCACTCATCGGCGAATTTCTTGGCACTTGGTTCGTGTGGGATGCCATGCGAGCGCTCGATTACCTGCTGACGCGCAAAGAAATCGACCCGCAGCACCTCGGCGTAACGGGGAACTCCGGCGGTGGCACGCAAACGACCTGGCTCTGCGGCATGGAGTCGCGTTTCACGATGGGCGCACCGTCCTGCTTCGTCACCACCTTCCGCCGCGATGCCGAAAACGAACTGCCGCAGGACATGGAGCAGTGTCCGCCGCGTGTGCTGGCACACGACCTCGATCATTGCGATTTCCTCGCCGCCATGGCACCGAAACCGGTCATCATCATGGCGCAGGAGAAGGATTACTTCGATGCGCGTGGCTCCGCCGAGACTTACGAGCGCTTGAAGAAGCTCTACACGCTGCTCGGCAAGCCGGAGAACATCCAGCTCCACATCGGCCCCGATCCGCACGGCTACACGCAATCGAACCGCGAGGCGATGTATCGCTTCTTCGGCAAAGTCACCGGCATTCCATCTGCTGCCACCGAACCCACGATCACCGTCGAAAAAGACGCGGATCTGCTCTGCACTCCACGCGGTCAGGTGGCCGAAGCCGGTTCGCGCACACTGATGTCCTTCACGCGAGAAAAAGCCGACGATCTGGCCGCCAAACGCAAACACCTCACCGGTGAAGCCTTGCAGAAAGCGGTGCGTGACGTGTTGAAACTGCCCGCGCTGGCGGATTCACCGCCTGACTACCGCATCCTGCGCAGCGTGGGCGCGCGCAAGTATCCCACGAAAGCCTACTGCACCTACGCCGTCGAAACAGAGCCGATGATCCATGCGTTGGTCACGCGCTTGAGCGATGAAGCGCTCACCTCGCGCCTGCCACGCGGTTTGAGCAAAGCCGTGCTCTACATCTCGCATCGCTCCGCCGATGCCGAGCTGCGCGATGACCCGTTCGTGCAGGAACTCATCGCCTCTGCTCCCAACGCGGCTTTCTTTGCCTGCGACGTGCGCGGCATCGGCGACTCGCAACCCAACACCTGCGGCGCGAACCAATTCCTCGGCCGCTACGGCAGCCACTACTTCTACGCCGCCTACAGCCAAATGCTCGACCGCCCGCTGCTCGGCCAGCGCACCTTCGATGTGCTGCGCGTCATCCAGCTTCTTGCCGCTGCCGGTCACACGGAGATCCATCTCGCCGGTCAAGGCTGGGGTGCGTTGCCCGCCGCATTCGCTGCCCTGCTTAGCCGCGAGGTCAAACAGGTCACTCTGAAGCATGCGCTCACGTCTTTTCATGAACTGGCCGTTCACGATGACCAGCAGTGGCCCACCGCCTTCATGCTGCCGCAGGTGCTGCAGCATTTCGATCTTCCCGATTGCTACGTCGGCTTAAAATCCCGTAATCTCCGGCTCTTCGAACCATGGGGTGCCGCCGATGGCATGAAATGA
- a CDS encoding Gfo/Idh/MocA family oxidoreductase translates to MHTPASPNRRQFLRTAVPFIVSAATLGRAGAVSPNGKVRIACIGVGGQGTSNLRALMGDERVQIVAVCDVDSQHSEAAAKLAGLSKGDVYRDFREVLARSDVDAIMNATPDHWHSNVAIAAAKAGKDLYSEKPLGASIVEGRAICRAVEENKRVLQCGTWRRSGLKVRMACERVRNGYIGELKEIEIGVPGKFAIRGGVTGLEATQPVPAHFDYAMWLGPAVEKPYTAARCHFNFRWIEEYAPGYITDWGAHFLDVAQWGAGMDETTPTEVSATEVKRRDAGIYDAAESFRIEYRYANGVRVVMLSTDDKTKWGTKFIGSKGWIYTEAEVLKASSDDILRVKLKDSDVKLYESKHHHRNFIDAVISRGRTAATAEIAQRAATTCHIGAISAVLKRPLKFDPKAERFEGDEQANQMLLRPMREAWKIA, encoded by the coding sequence ATGCACACGCCTGCTTCTCCGAATCGTCGTCAATTTCTCCGCACCGCTGTTCCTTTCATCGTTTCCGCCGCCACGCTGGGCCGCGCGGGCGCGGTGTCGCCGAATGGGAAAGTTCGCATCGCCTGCATCGGTGTCGGTGGCCAGGGCACGAGCAATCTGCGGGCGCTGATGGGCGATGAACGCGTGCAGATCGTCGCCGTGTGCGATGTGGACTCCCAGCATTCCGAGGCCGCAGCAAAACTGGCCGGATTGTCGAAGGGCGATGTGTATCGTGATTTTCGCGAGGTGCTGGCTCGCAGCGATGTGGACGCTATCATGAACGCCACGCCGGATCACTGGCACTCGAACGTGGCCATCGCCGCGGCGAAGGCGGGCAAGGACTTGTATTCCGAGAAACCGCTGGGCGCGAGCATCGTCGAAGGCCGCGCCATCTGCCGTGCGGTGGAGGAAAACAAGCGCGTGCTGCAATGCGGCACCTGGCGGCGCTCCGGTTTGAAGGTGCGCATGGCCTGCGAGCGTGTGCGCAACGGCTACATCGGCGAATTGAAGGAGATCGAGATCGGCGTGCCGGGCAAGTTTGCCATTCGTGGCGGTGTCACCGGCCTGGAAGCGACGCAACCCGTGCCAGCGCACTTTGATTATGCCATGTGGCTCGGCCCGGCGGTGGAGAAGCCGTACACGGCGGCACGCTGCCACTTCAACTTCCGCTGGATCGAGGAATACGCGCCCGGCTACATCACCGACTGGGGCGCGCATTTCCTGGATGTGGCGCAATGGGGCGCGGGCATGGATGAAACGACGCCGACCGAGGTCAGCGCCACCGAGGTGAAGCGCCGCGACGCGGGCATCTACGATGCCGCCGAGAGCTTCCGTATCGAATACCGCTACGCCAACGGCGTGCGTGTGGTCATGCTCAGCACGGACGACAAAACCAAGTGGGGCACGAAGTTCATCGGCAGCAAGGGCTGGATTTACACCGAGGCGGAGGTGCTCAAGGCCAGCTCGGACGACATCCTGCGCGTGAAGCTCAAGGACAGCGACGTGAAGCTCTACGAATCGAAGCATCATCACCGCAACTTCATCGACGCCGTGATCTCACGCGGACGCACCGCCGCCACGGCGGAGATCGCCCAGCGTGCCGCCACGACCTGCCACATCGGCGCGATTTCAGCGGTGCTGAAGCGTCCGTTGAAGTTTGATCCAAAGGCCGAGCGCTTTGAAGGCGACGAGCAGGCCAATCAGATGCTGCTGCGGCCGATGCGCGAGGCGTGGAAGATTGCATGA
- a CDS encoding histidine phosphatase family protein — MKAHLPNHPTQLYFIRHGEVEEKYHKVFGGSRIDMALSPLGVKQGEAVASWLKDTKIDKIYASPMLRVQQTLAPSAKQRGMEPELMDGLREIDFGDWTGHRWDEVQSNFGVSAFDWLEIMESDGIANGESVHGFTARVRECLLRILHAHPHQKVAVFCHGGIIRVMIALLLEWPLARMAHFNIEYGSISVVELLPERKHAVEIELLNFQPPV, encoded by the coding sequence GTGAAAGCCCACCTGCCGAATCATCCCACCCAGCTCTATTTCATCCGTCACGGCGAAGTGGAGGAGAAGTATCACAAGGTCTTCGGCGGCTCGCGCATCGACATGGCGTTGTCGCCGTTGGGCGTGAAACAGGGCGAAGCAGTGGCGAGCTGGTTGAAGGACACGAAGATCGACAAGATCTATGCGAGCCCGATGTTGCGCGTGCAGCAGACGCTGGCGCCTTCCGCAAAACAGCGCGGCATGGAGCCGGAACTCATGGACGGGTTGCGTGAAATCGATTTCGGCGACTGGACCGGACATCGCTGGGACGAGGTGCAGTCAAACTTTGGCGTGAGCGCGTTTGACTGGCTGGAGATCATGGAGAGCGACGGCATTGCCAACGGTGAAAGCGTTCACGGGTTCACCGCACGCGTGCGTGAGTGCCTGCTGCGCATTCTGCATGCGCATCCGCATCAAAAGGTGGCGGTGTTTTGCCACGGCGGGATCATCCGGGTGATGATCGCCCTGCTGCTGGAGTGGCCGCTCGCGCGCATGGCGCACTTCAACATCGAGTATGGCAGCATCTCAGTGGTAGAGCTGCTACCGGAACGGAAGCATGCGGTGGAGATCGAACTGCTGAACTTTCAGCCGCCGGTTTGA